In the Ranitomeya imitator isolate aRanImi1 chromosome 2, aRanImi1.pri, whole genome shotgun sequence genome, cattggtcgctgtcacacataccgatttagttaacgatatcattatgtgtgaaggtacctttattgatCCACAAGTAACAATCAGTCTCCTCATTGTGTTTCCTGCAGAGCATGTCCGGACTCTTTGTCTGATATTGATGAACTGTTTGATATTGGTGATGATCGGATTGATGGTGACTTTCATCGTTGTCTGGATTCGTAAGTATCAATATTTTATATCCTAAAGCTAAAATAATGTAAATATTTTGGATTTTTACTTTATCATTTAAAGGggcttttttgcacaatggagaaaCCTAATTGGGGGATTCATTAAGCAAAATGTGCAGAAAATCTGTCTCAAATTGCATCAAAACCATTGATGTCCGTGCTGTGTACAAGATCTATTATGTATTATAGACATTTTTGCTCCCTACTAAACAGTTTCCAAAACTGAGTGAAAAATAATCTGTCTGACTAGAGCTGTAAATTACAGCAAATTTAATACTGATCAGCGCCGATATTCTGCCTCTTATATTGGTGCATAGTGACCCGACTAAGACGGAAAGTGAAAAAAGAAAGTGTCGCACGTGTCCAGCAGGAGTCTAATTACTTATTGAAGGGATCCAGATGTCACCTCCccccaaaactatttatatgtgtgtgtagcTCTGTGAAAAACAAGTCCAGGGAAACCTTTACATGGCCGGTCCCTtcatccattactgagaaatcagagtttgaattgatatgcaaatgaggctgaagagctatggtagatctgaagcctctgtaactccagctctattccctgcccagcccTGCCTCCTCCTTCTTGACTGATGTCTTCAGGCTTCAGATCTTCAAATAGTTcttcagtctcatttgcatataaaCTCAAACCCTGAttcctcagtaatggaggaacggaccGGCCATAGAAAGGTTTTGCTAGACTTGACTTTGATAGAACTTCATGCACCTATGAATAGtttggggtgaaatcctgctgacagtttccctttatctCCAACACCAAAATGCACCAGAAAAGTTCTGAGTGAAATGTATGAAGGACGTGCGCTATTCTTTAGATTAATAAATATAATCATTTGATGCTGCAGACAGGCCGCACCAAATTTATTAAGTCCTACTCATCTTTTTCACAGAAAACTGACATGAGGGGTTAttgatgtatatttttatttttggcatagTCAGTCCTgcatctcctgacccaaactcatcAGTCTCAGGTTTATATGAAGCTGTTCAGTCCGGACATTGTGGTCTGTACTTCGGCTGTGAATGTCGGACATGTGAAGCAAGTTTTCTGCTCACAATTAGTTTATTGCTATAAAATGTCCTCATCCTTTTCAAATTGAAGTTCTGTAGCAGATGAGGTGTGtaacatgaggttctgcagcagatgaggtgtgtaacatgaggttctgcagcagatgaggtgtgtaacatgaggttctgcagcagctgaggtgtgtaacatgaggttctgcagcagctgaggtgtgtaatatgaggttctgcagcagacgAGGTGTgtaatatgaggttctgcagcagataaGGTGTGtaacatgaggttctgcagcagatgaggtgtatAACATGAGGACCTGCAGCCGATGAGGTGTAtaacatgaggttctgcagcagacgAGGTGTgtaatatgaggttctgcagcagctgaggtgtgtaacatgaggttctgcagcagatgaggtgtgtaacatgaggttctgcagcagatgaggtgtataacatgaggttctgcagcagatgagggGTGTAACATGAGgatctgcagcagatgaggtgtgtaatatgaggttctgcagcagacgAGGTGTgtaatatgaggttctgcagcagatgaggtgtgtaacatgaggttctgcagcagatgaggtgtatAACATGAGGACCTGCAGCCGATGAGGTGTAtaacatgaggttctgcagcagacgAGGTGTgtaatatgaggttctgcagcagctgaggtgtgtaacatgaggttctgcagcagatgaggtgtgtaacatgaggttctgcagcagatgaggtgtataacatgaggttctgcagcagatgagggGTGTAACTTGAGgatctgcagcagatgaggtgtgtaatatgaggttctgcagcagatgaggtgtctaacatgaggttctgcagcagctgaggtgtgtaacatgaggttctgcagcagatgaggtgtgtaaCATGAGGACCTGTAGCAGATTAGGTGTGCaacacgaggttctgcagcagctgaggtgggtgtgtaatatgaggttctgcagcagatgaggtgtgcaatatgaggttctgcagcagctgaggtgtggaacatgagtttctgcagcagccgaggtgtgGAACATGAAGTTCTGCCAAAGCTGAGGTGCGGAATATGAGGTTCTGCATCAGCTGAGGTGTGCACAGTGTTCTGGAGAAGCAGAGACCAGAACTATATAGAAACAGAGATTACTGGTCAGATGGTGGTAGAGTTTCTtcattcatctatatatataagaggcatcgtgattactcgctaatcccgccccctgcacagtagctccgcccccactacatcaccacacataattccgcccccccaccCTATTacgacacacaatcccgcccccaccacattaccacacacaatcctgccccccaccacattaccacacacaaccccgccccaacacatcaccatacaaaccagcccccaccccattaccacacataatcccaccccccaccacatcaccacacataatcccgccccccaccacatcaccacacataatcccgccccccaccacatcaccacacataatcccgccccccaccacatcaccacacataatcccgcccccaccacatcaccacacataatcgcaCCCCAACCACATCACCTCACATAATccaaccccccaccacattaccacagataatcccaccccccaccacattaccacatataatcccaccctcaccacatcaccacacataatcccacccccaccacatccccacacataatcccaccccaccacatccccacacataatcccgccccaccacatcaccacacataatcccaccccccaccacatcaccacagataatcctgccccccccacattaccacacataatcccgcccccaccacatcaccacacataatcccacccccaccacatcaccacacataatcccgcccccccaccacattaccacagataatcccacccccacattaccacacacaatcccccccaccacattaccacaaataatcccacccccaccgcattaccactcataatcccgccccccaccacattacctcaCGTAATTccgctcccccaccacattaccacacgaggctccgttctcacacattaccacacgaggctccgtcctcacacattaccacacgaggctccatccccacacattaccacacgaggctccgtcctcacacattaccacacgaggctccgtcctcacacattaccacacgaggctccatccccacacattaccacacgaggctccgtcctcacacattaccacacgaggctccgtcctcacacattaccacacgaggctccatcctcacacattaccacacgaggctccatcctcacacattaccacacgaggctccatcctcacacattaccacacgaggctccatcctcacacattaccacacgaggctccgtcctcacacattaccacacgaggctccatcctcacacattaccacacgaggctccgtcctcacacattaccacacgaggctccgtcctcacacattaccacacgaggctccgtcctcacacattaccacacgaggctccatccccacacattaccacacgaggctccatcctcacacattaccacacgaggctccgtcctcacacattaccacacgaggctccatccccacacattaccacacgaggctccatcctcacacattaccacacgaggctccgtcctcacacattaccacacgaggctccatcctcacacattaccacacgaggctccatccccacacattaccacacgaggctccatcctcacacattaccacacgaggctccatccccacacattaacacacgaggctccatcctcacacattaccacatgttaATTtatcacctgcgtaagcgctattgaatgttgtcattatttactttagtttaatcaccagcagcgttaattagatagcaatgagcgtgccgagcgttagctggctggaaacacctagttcaatatatatataaataaattgagTAGAACGTTATGCATATAACTAACGATCCAATACATTTCTGTGTAGGTCACACATCCTGTCCCTGGAATAATGAGGTCGGTGAGCACAGGAGCATTACCCGTGCACCAGGTGAGTAGATATCTCGGGGTCTCCCACGTTCTCTTACATCGGCCGTCTCGGTGCTATACTGCAGATTTCCGGGGTCCTCAGAGGTTACACTGTAATCACAAACACAGGGAATAATCCAGATCTGTAAGATATCAGAGGTGGAAATATTCCGCACCCCGATATCCACCATATAATACCCTGATAACAGCTCATTGTGTCCTCATCTACAGATACGAGATCTGTGCGGTGTAATATCAGGATTGTGTTATCTGTCATCTCACAGggatattttatatatttaattctGTTTTCATGTAATTTCCTGTTGACCAAAATCTGCAAGAAAATAAAGTCATCAGCAGAAAACCAGAAATGTCAGCAGATCGAGTGATCTCCGGAGACCCCAGAGATCTCCAGTGTGAACACCGGAATTATCATTGTATAATGGATGATATGAAGCTCAAAATCTtttattccaaatataaattgGTGAATTTGTGCAAATCATGATGTGTTCATTGTACAGAAATAGCTGAATGTGAAAGTGAGAAATCTGCTCCATGTGAGGATTATTGGATCTGGTACCTGGGAAAGTGTTATTACTTCTCTACACAACGTGACACCTGGAGAAACAGCGAGAAATTCTGTAACTCACATAATTCATCACTGGCGATTATAGAAAGTAAAGAGGAACTGGTGAGAAACCGATAATGTACAGAAGAGGCTGTAATATCCATACgggaatatataataataataatatctatatTATTTCAGGATTTTCTGTACCGGCATAAGGATTTAGACCATCACTGGATCGGTATGAGACGTACAGATGATAATACGGCCTGGACCTGGACGGATGGATCATCATATAATGAAAGCTTGTAAGTAATTATAATGTGCAATATATATCTGAACTATTACTTGTCTATCAGGTTCTCAGAGCATTAAAGTGCAAATCTCCTTTTAGCAAACTATTGACATGCCATGGAAAAATCATTGATTGGGGTCTGTGAGCTGAGAGTCCTCCAACTGGTCCTCCTTCACACGTCTGTATTTCTGGTATATCtggaattagttttttttttcatggataccaCATGTCCTCATTATAACCTATGGAGCcgctcacatgtctgtgtttttcatCTGGAGGTCTGGAtgaaaagggccaatacaagtctacggATGAGTGAAAAACACGTACAGAACACGGAGGACATCAGTGTCCAGTCCATGTGCCATCTGTCCGTGTTTAACATTGCGAAGTATAAGAGAAGCTTTCtaatttctctcttttttttttttatccataccGTAAAAAcattgatgacactgatggtaaaaatggaaacatggatgacacactgatagcaaactGATCCAACACTGATGACCCCAGTActgtcttttttatttatttatttttatttattgactGTCAGTTGTATTTAATGCAAATTGAAATTCCCTCTTTAATTAAGCAAATCTTCCCAAATTGAAAAACAAAGTTATAATATTTCCCAATATACTTTTTGTACTGACTGCTCATAATTTATAAGATATCTGCTTGGGTTAATTCATTCACCAATCATTTCTGGGGATAAAAATGTCTTATCCTGGACACACAGGAGccacactaaggccggtttcacacgtctgtggctccggtacgtgaggtgacagtttcctcatgcaccggagacactgactcacgtagacacattgaaatcaatgttcgtgggagcgcacggattacccggacccattaaagtcaatgggtccgtgtaaaacacgcaccgcacacggacgttgcagtccgtgtgccgtgcaggagacagcgctgcagtaagcgctgtccctcccacgtggtgctgaacccaccattcatatcttctctccagcagcgttcgctagagagaagatatgaagaatcctttttttttttttttttcgtgtttaaaataaagatccctgtccccacccccctcccaacccctgtgcgcccgcccgctgttaataaaatactcacccagctccctcgtagcgtcctgtcctggccgcagcttctcctgtatgagcggtcacgtggtgccgccgattacagtcataaatatgcggctccacctcccataggggtggagccgcatattcattactgtaaatgagcgggcccacgtgaccgctcatacagtacaaggtgcggccagggcaggacgctgctgcgagggagccgggtgagtattttattaacagcgggagggcgcacaggggatgaGAGGGGGTGGGGACAagaatctttattttaaacacgaaaaaaaaaaggattcttcatatcttctctccagcgaatgctgctggagagaagatatgaacggcggcttcagcaccacgtggggggggacagcgcttatctctagcgctgtctcctgcatgctccgtgtggtcctcagtcggcacacggatgccgcacgtgtgccacactgatgtgccacataaatgcatgggcacatggacacggataattccggtaccgatttttccggtaccggaattatctggacgtgtgagactggccttagagatTTGGCTTCTACTAGAAGGCAATGATAATAAAATCACAGAGTATTCATCTTCCCTAACCCCGGCGCTATCTCTGCTGCTCCTCTTTTCTCAGTTTATTTGCTGCAGTGGTAATTTCACATCTACAgtgcacatcaccactgcagccaatcattcttTAATACTAAGAACCTGAATTAGTGCCCACTGCCAGGTATTACAGAACAGTTCTTATTTATATGTATCTGCAGCACCTGGCAGCGGTCACTACACACTGAATGGAGCTGCGCAGCTCAGCTGTGAATAATGTGTTTACATACGGCGGCTGACGGAGATTGTAACAGCTGATCATCTTTTACTGTCCTTTAATTAAATTCAGGTTTTATGATGCTAGCAGTGctggatttatctattttaatatttGATGTGTCCCTGGACCTGATACGAGTCACGCCATCAGGCTATGAAGCTACATTGCCGGAGCACAGCACTGAGGATTCCGGTGCGCAGCAGCTACAGCTCtgatactgtaaggctatgtgcccacgatcaggaaataACAGAGTTTTGGAGGCAGTGTATTTTTGCTGCGTTCTAATAATGCAGGTAAATTCACATGTGCTCGGTGAACCAAGCGGATTTACCTAATGAATGACCATGGTTGAAAGTACGTAGCGTCTCTGCTGCAGATAATTGACCTGCTGCGACTCGTAAACCCGCAACACGGGTGAGTTTACACAGCGTCAGATAGAAGCACAGTGGCCCTGGGAGTTCTATAAATACCATCCGCTGGGCTTGTATCGTAGAACACAGCGTTTGGGACACAGCGCAGGTGAGCTGCATTCAAAACGTGGGCACATACACTTACAAGCCATGCACCTGTGTGATCCTCAAGAGTCTAAAACAGATTCTTTTGTTAGATTAAatcacagcaagcagagatcttgaaagcaCGTGGAATTGATACAGAAAGTATATTGTAAAATAGTATGTGTTTTTATGAAAATGTGATACCTATGTGAGCAATAACATATCAAACACAAATGCAAAGTTGGTGATAAAACAACACTGATCTGATATTTCTCTCTCCTGTTTTTCCAGATTCAAGATCAAAAGAACATCAAAGGAAAACATTGAACATGTCTATCTCAATTCTGGAAATGTGGGGAGTGATGGAGGAAATTTTAATTACAATTGGATATGTAACAAGAAATAAAGGAGTTGTGCGGTCAAAATATTCTGATGATCTCTCTGTAATTGTTTCTTGACTTTAATTGATCAATTTTATAGccccttaatgaccgagccaatttttaccttaaagggaacctgttagcaggattgtgcacagtaaggccggtttcacatgttctGATATTTACagtaccggaaaaaacggtaccggagatatccgtgtctgtgtgtccatgtgtgtactacatgcagcacacgtgtgccacccgggtgccgcatcagtaccacatggatggccgctggggaagaagcgctacaataAGAGCTGTTCCCCGGCTGTTGGTTGTGAAGACGGCTCTCATTCTCTccagctctgccggcgatcggtgcaagcagaggagaatgatgtctgaacgatgacagcaggtgggggcttctgGGACTCTTACCCCCTTTATCCGACACctgttgccgctaataacagtgacagcaggagcagatgatcggAGCATTCCACTGCCGCCGCCTGTGATCTAACTaattaaatgaatgaaaaacctgacgtgGGTTCCCCCATATTTCCTTGAAACAACCAgacaaaattcacagctggggggctgcaacccgcagctgtcagcttctgcaaagttggtatcaagagtagaggggtcccccccatttttgacaaccagccttgctaaagctcacagctgggggctggtattctcaggctggtaaggggccactgATATaggcctccccagcctaaaaacagcagcccacagctgcccagaaaaggcgcatctattagatgcgccttttctggctcttcgcccggttcttcccacttaccctgtagcggtggcaagtggggtaatacttgtggggttgatgtcacctgtgtattgtcaggtgacatcaagcccacagcttaataatggagaagtgtctataagacacccatccattactaatcctattgttatatgttaaataaagacacagccagaataaaatcctttatttgaaaaaatgacacagactcctttaatactcTAAATTAAAacatacttactgcaacacctaattcctCGAAACCCTCGatctcttggaataaaaataaaataaaaaaacaacaatataccatacctg is a window encoding:
- the LOC138666022 gene encoding natural killer cells antigen CD94-like isoform X1, whose translation is MCIQTSFNAPHDPVCLGSCYLALAAPANPEDTTIKTFATFFRKNKAGKNKAGKNKAGKNKAGKNKAEHVRTLCLILMNCLILVMIGLMVTFIVVWIRHTSCPWNNEVGEHRSITRAPEIAECESEKSAPCEDYWIWYLGKCYYFSTQRDTWRNSEKFCNSHNSSLAIIESKEELDFLYRHKDLDHHWIGMRRTDDNTAWTWTDGSSYNESLFKIKRTSKENIEHVYLNSGNVGSDGGNFNYNWICNKK
- the LOC138666022 gene encoding natural killer cells antigen CD94-like isoform X2, producing the protein MTNKEISANPEDTTIKTFATFFRKNKAGKNKAGKNKAGKNKAGKNKAEHVRTLCLILMNCLILVMIGLMVTFIVVWIRHTSCPWNNEVGEHRSITRAPEIAECESEKSAPCEDYWIWYLGKCYYFSTQRDTWRNSEKFCNSHNSSLAIIESKEELDFLYRHKDLDHHWIGMRRTDDNTAWTWTDGSSYNESLFKIKRTSKENIEHVYLNSGNVGSDGGNFNYNWICNKK